A DNA window from Pongo abelii isolate AG06213 chromosome 2, NHGRI_mPonAbe1-v2.0_pri, whole genome shotgun sequence contains the following coding sequences:
- the LZTFL1 gene encoding leucine zipper transcription factor-like protein 1 isoform X1, whose translation MKMHNCSPRASVSVSNQRLLNNLPSFPVFCGPTTLGDPRLGGAAPGLSRSFRLPAAACRLSPWLVEETFTIDEVSEVLNGLQAVVHSEVESELINTAYTNVLLLRQLFAQAEKWYLKLQTDISELENRELLEQVAEFEKAEITSSNKKPILDVTKPKLAPLNEGGTAELLNKEILRLQEENEKLKSRLKTVEIQATNALDEKSKLEKALQDLQLDQGNQKDFIKAQDLSNLENTVAALKSEFQKTLNDKTENQKSLEENLATAKHDLLRVQEQLHMAEKELEKKFQQTAAYRNMKEILTKKNDQIKDLRKRLAQYEPED comes from the exons ATGAAAATGCATAATTGCAGTCCACGTGCCTCGGTTTCCGTTAGCAACCAGAGGCTTCTAAACAACCTACCCTCCTTCCCCGTCTTCTGTGGTCCAACTACCCTCGGCGATCCCAGGCTTGGCGGGGCAGCGCCTGGCCTCTCCCGTTCCTTTAGGCTGCCGGCTGCCGCCTGTCGCCTGTCGCCATG GCTGGTGGAGGAGACCTTCACCATAGATGAAGTCTCTGAAGTCCTCAATGGATTACAAGCTGTGGTTCATAGCGAGGTGGAATCTGAGCTCATCAACACTGCCTATACCAATGTGTTACTTCTGCGACAGCTGTTTGCACAAGCTGAGAAGTGGTATCTTAAGCTACAGACAGACATCTCTGAACTTGAAAACCG AGAATTATTAGAACAAGTTGCAGAATTTGAAAAAGCAGAGATTACATCTTCAAACAAAAAG cCCATCTTAGATGTCACAAAGCCAAAACTTGCTCCACTTAATGAAGGTGGAACAGCAGAACTCCTAAACAag GAAATTTTAAGACTTCAAGAAGAGAATGAGAAATTGAAGTCAAGGTTGAAGACCGTTGAAATACAG GCTACAAATGCACTGGATGAAAAGTCAAAACTAGAAAAAGCACTGCAAGATTTACAGCTTGATCAAGGAAATCAAAAG gaTTTTATAAAGGCCCAAGACTTGAGTAACTTGGAAAACACTGTCGCTGCTTTAAAGAGTGAGTTTCAGAAGACACTTAATGACAAGACAGAAAACCAGAAGTCACTGGAGGAGAATCTGGCAACAGCCAAGCACGATCTACTCAGGGTTCAGGAGCAGCTGCACATGGCTGAAAAG gaattagaaaagaaatttcagCAAACAGCAGCTTATCGAAACATGAAAGAGATTCTTACCAAGAAGAATGACCAAATCAAAGATCTGAGGAAAAGACTGGCACA
- the LZTFL1 gene encoding leucine zipper transcription factor-like protein 1 isoform X2, with protein sequence MKMHNCSPRASVSVSNQRLLNNLPSFPVFCGPTTLGDPRLGGAAPGLSRSFRLPAAACRLSPWLVEETFTIDEVSEVLNGLQAVVHSEVESELINTAYTNVLLLRQLFAQAEKWYLKLQTDISELENRELLEQVAEFEKAEITSSNKKPILDVTKPKLAPLNEGGTAELLNKEILRLQEENEKLKSRLKTVEIQATNALDEKSKLEKALQDLQLDQGNQKDFIKAQDLSNLENTVAALKSEFQKTLNDKTENQKSLEENLATAKHDLLRVQEQLHMAEK encoded by the exons ATGAAAATGCATAATTGCAGTCCACGTGCCTCGGTTTCCGTTAGCAACCAGAGGCTTCTAAACAACCTACCCTCCTTCCCCGTCTTCTGTGGTCCAACTACCCTCGGCGATCCCAGGCTTGGCGGGGCAGCGCCTGGCCTCTCCCGTTCCTTTAGGCTGCCGGCTGCCGCCTGTCGCCTGTCGCCATG GCTGGTGGAGGAGACCTTCACCATAGATGAAGTCTCTGAAGTCCTCAATGGATTACAAGCTGTGGTTCATAGCGAGGTGGAATCTGAGCTCATCAACACTGCCTATACCAATGTGTTACTTCTGCGACAGCTGTTTGCACAAGCTGAGAAGTGGTATCTTAAGCTACAGACAGACATCTCTGAACTTGAAAACCG AGAATTATTAGAACAAGTTGCAGAATTTGAAAAAGCAGAGATTACATCTTCAAACAAAAAG cCCATCTTAGATGTCACAAAGCCAAAACTTGCTCCACTTAATGAAGGTGGAACAGCAGAACTCCTAAACAag GAAATTTTAAGACTTCAAGAAGAGAATGAGAAATTGAAGTCAAGGTTGAAGACCGTTGAAATACAG GCTACAAATGCACTGGATGAAAAGTCAAAACTAGAAAAAGCACTGCAAGATTTACAGCTTGATCAAGGAAATCAAAAG gaTTTTATAAAGGCCCAAGACTTGAGTAACTTGGAAAACACTGTCGCTGCTTTAAAGAGTGAGTTTCAGAAGACACTTAATGACAAGACAGAAAACCAGAAGTCACTGGAGGAGAATCTGGCAACAGCCAAGCACGATCTACTCAGGGTTCAGGAGCAGCTGCACATGGCTGAAAAG TAA
- the LZTFL1 gene encoding leucine zipper transcription factor-like protein 1, translated as MAELGLNEHHQNEVINYMRFARSKRGLRLKTVDSCFQDLKESRLVEETFTIDEVSEVLNGLQAVVHSEVESELINTAYTNVLLLRQLFAQAEKWYLKLQTDISELENRELLEQVAEFEKAEITSSNKKPILDVTKPKLAPLNEGGTAELLNKEILRLQEENEKLKSRLKTVEIQATNALDEKSKLEKALQDLQLDQGNQKDFIKAQDLSNLENTVAALKSEFQKTLNDKTENQKSLEENLATAKHDLLRVQEQLHMAEKELEKKFQQTAAYRNMKEILTKKNDQIKDLRKRLAQYEPED; from the exons ATG GCAGAGTTGGGCCTAAATGAGCACCATCAAAATGAAGTTATTAATTATATGCGTTTTGCTCGTTCAAAGAGAGGCTTGAGACTCAAAACTGTAGATTCCTGCTTCCAAGACCTCAAGGAGAGCAG GCTGGTGGAGGAGACCTTCACCATAGATGAAGTCTCTGAAGTCCTCAATGGATTACAAGCTGTGGTTCATAGCGAGGTGGAATCTGAGCTCATCAACACTGCCTATACCAATGTGTTACTTCTGCGACAGCTGTTTGCACAAGCTGAGAAGTGGTATCTTAAGCTACAGACAGACATCTCTGAACTTGAAAACCG AGAATTATTAGAACAAGTTGCAGAATTTGAAAAAGCAGAGATTACATCTTCAAACAAAAAG cCCATCTTAGATGTCACAAAGCCAAAACTTGCTCCACTTAATGAAGGTGGAACAGCAGAACTCCTAAACAag GAAATTTTAAGACTTCAAGAAGAGAATGAGAAATTGAAGTCAAGGTTGAAGACCGTTGAAATACAG GCTACAAATGCACTGGATGAAAAGTCAAAACTAGAAAAAGCACTGCAAGATTTACAGCTTGATCAAGGAAATCAAAAG gaTTTTATAAAGGCCCAAGACTTGAGTAACTTGGAAAACACTGTCGCTGCTTTAAAGAGTGAGTTTCAGAAGACACTTAATGACAAGACAGAAAACCAGAAGTCACTGGAGGAGAATCTGGCAACAGCCAAGCACGATCTACTCAGGGTTCAGGAGCAGCTGCACATGGCTGAAAAG gaattagaaaagaaatttcagCAAACAGCAGCTTATCGAAACATGAAAGAGATTCTTACCAAGAAGAATGACCAAATCAAAGATCTGAGGAAAAGACTGGCACA